In one window of Saprospiraceae bacterium DNA:
- a CDS encoding homogentisate 1,2-dioxygenase, which yields MHYHQLGKIPPKRHTQFRKEDGNLYQEQLFSTEGFSDLYSLLYHCNPPTQILQVDHPVDIRPKTYHDRQLKHRCMKGFQIKPENDYLKSRIPVLINDDCKIILAAPSSSQVDYYFKNADADEVIFIHEGQGVLKTMYGNLDFAYGDYLVVPRGTIYQIHFNGTQNRLLIVESHGPITFPKRYRNDFGQLMEHSPFCERDIRKPLTLETHDAQGDFLVYIKKQDMLYPYHYQNHPFDIIGWDGFVYPFAFSIHDFEPITGRVHQPPPVHQTFDGKNFVICSFVPRLFDYHPLAIPAPYNHSNIDSDELLYYVDGDFMSRKHVEKGMITLHPGGIPHGPHPGTIEKSIGAKETRELAVMVDTFRPLLMTEAAAGIEDPDYHKSWLSNGHTGGILMNNITS from the coding sequence ATGCATTATCATCAACTGGGAAAAATTCCTCCAAAAAGACATACGCAGTTTCGCAAAGAGGACGGAAACCTGTATCAGGAACAGTTGTTTTCTACAGAAGGCTTTTCTGATTTATATTCCCTGCTTTATCATTGCAATCCACCCACCCAAATCTTGCAAGTTGATCATCCGGTAGATATTCGTCCGAAGACCTATCACGACAGGCAGTTGAAACACCGTTGCATGAAAGGCTTCCAAATTAAACCGGAAAACGATTACCTGAAAAGCCGGATTCCGGTTTTGATCAATGATGACTGTAAAATCATTCTTGCCGCACCTTCTTCCAGCCAGGTAGATTATTATTTTAAAAATGCAGATGCCGACGAAGTCATCTTTATTCACGAAGGCCAAGGAGTTCTCAAAACCATGTATGGCAATCTGGATTTTGCTTATGGCGATTACCTTGTAGTACCGAGAGGTACGATCTATCAGATACATTTCAATGGAACACAGAATCGATTACTCATTGTAGAATCCCACGGACCCATTACATTTCCAAAACGTTATCGCAACGATTTCGGACAATTGATGGAGCATTCTCCTTTTTGCGAACGCGACATCCGCAAACCACTTACACTGGAAACCCACGATGCGCAAGGTGATTTCCTGGTTTATATTAAAAAACAGGACATGCTTTATCCTTACCATTACCAGAATCACCCGTTCGACATTATAGGCTGGGATGGATTTGTATATCCATTTGCATTTTCAATACACGATTTTGAGCCTATAACTGGACGGGTTCATCAACCACCTCCGGTACACCAAACTTTCGATGGCAAAAATTTTGTGATCTGCAGTTTTGTGCCCCGTCTGTTTGACTACCACCCCCTGGCTATCCCGGCTCCCTATAACCACAGCAACATCGACTCAGATGAATTACTTTATTATGTCGATGGCGATTTTATGAGCAGAAAACATGTTGAGAAAGGCATGATCACCCTGCATCCCGGAGGAATTCCACATGGACCACATCCGGGAACGATCGAGAAAAGTATAGGTGCAAAAGAAACCAGAGAACTCGCTGTAATGGTCGATACATTCAGACCTTTGCTGATGACAGAAGCAGCAGCAGGGATAGAAGACCCCGATTACCATAAATCCTGGTTGAGCAACGGCCATACCGGAGGGATCCTTATGAACAATATTACATCCTGA
- the hppD gene encoding 4-hydroxyphenylpyruvate dioxygenase, which produces MQTLTDLKPQQVADAFPILGTDYIEFYVGNAKQAAHFYQTAFGFEWVAYKGPETGNREFCSYVLQQNKIRFVFTSALLPEHEIAQHVLKHGDGVKALALWVEDANKAYETAISRGAESAFEPIILHDDGGQIIIAGIKTYGETIHTLVERNNYNGAFMPGFHPRKSLLQPKSTGLKYVDHCVGNVELGDMNKWVKFYQDVMGFKLLITFDDKDISTEYTALMSKVVSNGTGYVKFPINEPAKGRKKSQIEEYVEFYRGAGVQHIAIETDNILTTVDQLRKNGVDFLYVPDNYYESLTERVGQIDEDLDEVKRLNILVDRDDDGYLLQIFTKPVQDRPTVFFEIIQRRGARSFGKGNFKALFEAIEREQELRGNL; this is translated from the coding sequence ATGCAAACATTGACAGATTTAAAACCGCAGCAAGTGGCAGATGCGTTTCCCATTTTGGGCACAGATTACATAGAATTTTACGTTGGCAATGCCAAACAGGCTGCACATTTTTATCAAACCGCTTTTGGTTTTGAATGGGTGGCATACAAAGGTCCTGAAACAGGCAACCGCGAGTTTTGTTCTTACGTTTTACAGCAAAATAAAATAAGATTTGTTTTTACTTCTGCTTTGCTGCCTGAGCACGAAATAGCACAACATGTCCTAAAACACGGAGACGGTGTCAAAGCGCTTGCGCTTTGGGTAGAAGATGCAAACAAAGCATATGAAACAGCCATATCCAGAGGTGCTGAATCCGCTTTTGAACCCATAATACTGCATGATGATGGTGGTCAAATCATCATAGCTGGTATTAAGACCTATGGAGAAACAATCCATACTTTGGTCGAACGTAATAATTATAATGGTGCTTTCATGCCCGGATTTCATCCGAGAAAAAGCCTGCTTCAACCAAAATCAACCGGACTGAAATATGTTGATCATTGCGTGGGCAATGTCGAATTGGGCGACATGAACAAATGGGTGAAATTTTACCAGGATGTAATGGGTTTTAAATTGCTCATTACGTTTGACGATAAGGACATTTCGACCGAATACACCGCATTGATGAGCAAAGTTGTTTCAAACGGAACCGGATACGTAAAATTTCCGATCAACGAACCAGCCAAAGGGCGAAAAAAATCACAAATTGAAGAATATGTGGAGTTTTACAGGGGAGCAGGAGTCCAGCATATAGCGATCGAAACCGATAACATCCTGACGACTGTCGATCAACTCCGAAAAAACGGCGTTGACTTTTTATACGTACCCGACAATTATTACGAATCGCTAACTGAACGGGTGGGCCAAATTGACGAAGACTTAGATGAGGTTAAACGCCTGAACATCCTGGTTGATCGCGATGATGATGGCTACCTCTTGCAAATTTTTACAAAACCTGTTCAGGATCGCCCAACTGTCTTTTTTGAAATCATTCAAAGACGTGGTGCCCGTTCCTTTGGAAAAGGAAATTTCAAAGCCCTGTTTGAGGCTATAGAGCGCGAACAGGAACTCCGAGGCAACTTATAA
- a CDS encoding SRPBCC family protein, whose translation MKFIFNLIKVAFAIAVIYIIAAFLGKSSYTVERETWIKAPQKLVFNQISVFRNWENWSPWIEKDPTVKNSYEGPDGDPGSVMNWEGDENKSGTGSLKIEAVNAPHSLNYLLTYKVPFEMQSRGSFHLTYESEDKTKVKWNDQGDIPFFFRPIMMFMDMDKQIGPDFERGLYRMDSVCSSLYLEMKKIMEQDSMQLAVPDVQ comes from the coding sequence ATGAAATTTATTTTCAATCTGATCAAAGTAGCTTTTGCAATTGCTGTGATTTATATCATTGCGGCTTTTTTAGGAAAATCAAGTTACACTGTTGAAAGAGAAACCTGGATAAAAGCCCCACAGAAGCTGGTCTTTAACCAGATCTCTGTTTTCAGAAATTGGGAGAACTGGTCCCCCTGGATCGAAAAAGATCCCACCGTTAAAAATAGTTATGAAGGTCCTGACGGGGATCCCGGATCTGTCATGAATTGGGAAGGAGATGAAAACAAAAGTGGGACCGGATCTTTAAAAATTGAAGCGGTCAATGCGCCACATTCCCTGAATTATTTGCTGACTTATAAAGTGCCTTTTGAAATGCAATCGAGGGGAAGTTTTCATTTGACGTATGAATCCGAAGACAAAACAAAGGTTAAATGGAATGACCAGGGCGACATCCCTTTTTTCTTCAGGCCCATAATGATGTTTATGGATATGGATAAACAAATAGGCCCCGATTTTGAAAGAGGATTGTACAGAATGGATTCGGTGTGTTCAAGTCTCTATCTTGAAATGAAAAAGATAATGGAACAGGACAGTATGCAATTGGCTGTGCCCGATGTACAATAG